A stretch of Bradyrhizobium sp. AZCC 2262 DNA encodes these proteins:
- a CDS encoding DUF2721 domain-containing protein — MAWADERRSMYPDTPSVSQLSHVISQAAAPAFLLGALAAFIAVLISRLNRIIDRTMVLNGIPDHDTVRSRLKADLPRLMRRAAMLNRAILWAVVASISVTLLVIVAFVTAFFQLQHERGVAIFFMISLGAFTISLIDFAREVRIALSEFDHYA, encoded by the coding sequence TTGGCTTGGGCGGATGAAAGACGTTCAATGTATCCAGATACACCGTCCGTCAGTCAGCTATCGCATGTGATTTCGCAGGCGGCAGCGCCTGCGTTCCTTCTGGGCGCGCTGGCCGCCTTCATTGCCGTGCTGATTTCCCGCCTGAACCGAATCATCGACCGCACCATGGTCCTGAACGGGATACCGGATCACGATACTGTCCGATCCCGGCTCAAGGCCGATCTACCGCGCCTGATGCGGCGGGCGGCGATGCTGAACCGGGCAATCTTATGGGCGGTGGTCGCCAGTATTTCGGTGACGCTTCTTGTGATCGTGGCGTTTGTAACCGCGTTCTTTCAGCTCCAGCATGAGCGGGGGGTGGCTATCTTCTTCATGATTTCGCTGGGCGCTTTCACAATCTCGCTGATCGATTTCGCCCGCGAGGTGCGAATCGCACTGAGCGAGTTCGATCATTACGCCTGA
- a CDS encoding Dps family protein, which translates to MSKTSNKSDKVSPELDTPTDLPQAAVDKISASLNTLLADAFALYLKTKNFHWHVSGRHFNDYHLMLDQQSEAIFATTDQLAERVRKLGGTTLRSIGQIAKHQTIQDNNDEYVPPREMLRELMEDNKKMAAAMRKAHKLCDDHEDSGSASLLEVFIDETERRTWFLFEASRQEGANAA; encoded by the coding sequence GTGAGCAAAACCAGCAACAAATCCGACAAGGTATCCCCCGAACTTGATACGCCGACCGACCTGCCGCAGGCCGCGGTGGACAAGATCTCCGCGTCGCTCAACACGCTGCTGGCGGATGCCTTCGCGCTCTACCTGAAGACCAAGAACTTCCACTGGCATGTCAGCGGCCGCCATTTCAACGATTATCACCTGATGCTGGACCAGCAGTCGGAAGCCATTTTCGCCACCACCGACCAGCTCGCCGAACGGGTACGCAAGCTCGGCGGCACCACGCTGCGCTCGATCGGGCAGATCGCCAAGCATCAGACCATCCAGGATAACAACGACGAATACGTGCCGCCGCGCGAAATGCTGCGCGAACTGATGGAAGACAACAAGAAAATGGCGGCGGCGATGCGCAAAGCCCACAAGCTTTGCGACGATCATGAGGATTCCGGCAGCGCAAGCCTGCTCGAAGTCTTCATCGACGAGACCGAGCGCCGCACCTGGTTCCTGTTCGAGGCCAGCCGTCAGGAAGGCGCCAACGCGGCGTGA
- a CDS encoding class I SAM-dependent methyltransferase, whose protein sequence is MDEWIDYYDSTHTIYASKLHRDLHFQIIARDIVGYISSPDSVVLDYACGEALSAARVADACAQLYLAEPAPGVRGRLIARFAPNTRIRVRSLEDLTRMAESSIDLVVMNSVAQYMTPNELDSAFAVVRRLLKPAGRLVLGDILRPEVGMARDVLALLKFARSHGFLKDALYGLASTALSDYRQLRTRVGLQRYSENEMIEKLARAGFSTSRAHQNIGHNPWRMTFVARHALKLS, encoded by the coding sequence ATGGATGAATGGATCGACTATTACGATTCCACGCATACGATTTATGCGAGCAAGCTGCATCGCGACCTGCATTTCCAGATCATCGCGCGCGACATCGTCGGCTACATCTCCTCGCCCGACTCCGTCGTGCTGGACTATGCCTGCGGCGAGGCGCTGTCGGCCGCCAGGGTAGCCGACGCCTGTGCCCAGCTCTATCTGGCCGAGCCCGCCCCTGGTGTCCGCGGTCGGCTAATCGCGCGCTTTGCGCCGAACACCAGGATCCGCGTCCGCTCGCTCGAAGATCTCACGCGCATGGCGGAAAGCTCGATCGATCTCGTCGTCATGAATTCGGTCGCGCAATACATGACGCCGAACGAACTGGATTCGGCTTTTGCCGTCGTCCGCCGGCTGTTGAAGCCGGCCGGGCGCCTGGTTTTGGGCGACATCCTGCGCCCGGAAGTCGGCATGGCCAGGGACGTGCTGGCGCTCTTGAAATTCGCCCGCTCGCACGGCTTCCTGAAGGACGCGCTTTACGGCCTCGCCAGCACGGCGCTGTCGGACTACCGGCAACTGCGCACCCGCGTCGGGCTGCAGCGCTACAGCGAGAATGAGATGATCGAGAAGCTCGCCCGGGCCGGCTTCTCCACCTCGCGCGCGCATCAGAACATCGGCCACAACCCCTGGCGGATGACCTTCGTGGCCCGGCACGCTCTAAAGCTCAGTTGA
- the carB gene encoding carbamoyl-phosphate synthase large subunit: MPKRTDISTILIIGAGPIVIGQACEFDYSGTQAVKTLKEEGYRIVLVNSNPATIMTDPELADATYIEPITPEIVAKIIEKERHVIPGGFALLPTMGGQTALNCALSLRRQGTLDKFDVEMIGATADAIDKAEDRQLFREAMTKIGLETPKSRLANASALKKSYRDKHQADREKLSGAALDELERQWTLGESERRKRYQEHALGQALMALSEIGLPAIIRPSFTMGGTGGGIAYNKEEFLDIIERGLDASPTNEVLIEESVLGWKEFEMEVVRDKKDNCIIVCSIENLDPMGVHTGDSITVAPALTLTDKEYQIMRDASLAVLREIGVETGGSNVQFGVNPDDGRMVVIEMNPRVSRSSALASKATGFPIAKVAAKLAVGYTLDEIANDITGGATPASFEPTIDYVVTKVPRFAFEKFPGASTTLTTSMKSVGEVMAIGRTFQESLQKALRGLETGLTGLDEIEIEGLGRGDDKNAIRAALGTPTPNRILQVAQAMRLGWSNEEIFNSCKIDPWFLSEMRGIVEMENKVRKNGLPPNAFGMRTLKAMGFSDARLAVLADTTEAEVTAGRHVLGVRPVFKRIDTCAAEFASPTAYMYSTYEAPFAGTSADESAPSDKKKVIILGGGPNRIGQGIEFDYCCCHACFALHDAGYESIMVNCNPETVSTDYDTADRLYFEPLTAEDVLEIIATERQNGTLHGVIVQFGGQTPLKLARALEAADVPILGTSPDAIDLAEDRDRFKRVLDKLRLKQPKNGIAYSVEQARLVTADLGLPLVVRPSYVLGGRAMQIIREETQLDDYLLGTLPELVPADVKARYPNDKTGQINTVLGKNPLLFDRYLSDATEIDVDCLCDGKDTFIVGIMEHIEEAGIHSGDSACSLPPHSLDAKMIDELERQTRELALGLDVVGLMNVQYAIKDGDIYVLEVNPRASRTVPFVAKVVGTPVAKIAARIMAGEKLADFKLKKKQLGHVGVKESVFPFARFPGVDTVLGPEMRSTGEVMGIDRSFEVAFAKSQLGGGTRVPRKGTVFVSVREIDKNRIAEAVRLLHSLGFKVMGTSGTQRFLTDNGIPTEKVNKVLEGRPHIVDAITNGDIQLVFNTTEGPQALADSRSLRRAALLHKVPYYTTLSGAVAAAQGIRAYLGGDLEVRTLQSYFSEN, from the coding sequence ATGCCCAAAAGAACAGATATCTCCACCATCCTGATCATCGGCGCCGGTCCCATCGTGATCGGCCAGGCCTGCGAATTCGACTATTCCGGCACCCAGGCGGTGAAGACGCTGAAGGAAGAGGGCTACCGCATCGTCCTCGTCAATTCCAATCCGGCCACCATCATGACCGATCCGGAACTGGCGGATGCCACCTATATCGAGCCGATCACCCCCGAAATCGTCGCCAAGATCATCGAGAAGGAACGCCATGTCATCCCGGGCGGCTTTGCGCTGTTGCCAACCATGGGCGGCCAGACCGCGCTGAACTGCGCGCTGTCGCTGCGCCGGCAGGGCACGCTCGACAAATTCGACGTCGAGATGATCGGCGCCACCGCGGATGCCATCGACAAGGCCGAAGACCGCCAGTTGTTTCGCGAGGCCATGACCAAGATCGGGCTTGAGACGCCGAAATCGCGGCTCGCCAATGCCTCGGCGCTGAAGAAGTCCTACCGCGACAAACACCAGGCCGATCGCGAAAAACTGTCGGGCGCCGCGCTGGACGAACTCGAACGGCAATGGACGCTCGGCGAAAGCGAGCGCCGCAAGCGCTACCAGGAGCACGCGCTCGGCCAGGCGCTGATGGCGCTGTCCGAAATCGGGCTGCCCGCGATCATCCGCCCCTCCTTCACCATGGGCGGCACCGGCGGCGGCATCGCCTACAACAAGGAAGAGTTCCTCGACATCATCGAACGCGGCCTCGACGCCTCCCCGACCAACGAAGTGCTGATCGAGGAATCCGTGCTCGGCTGGAAAGAGTTCGAGATGGAGGTGGTGCGCGACAAGAAGGACAATTGCATCATCGTCTGCTCGATCGAGAACCTCGATCCGATGGGCGTGCACACCGGCGATTCCATCACGGTGGCGCCGGCGCTGACGCTGACCGACAAGGAATACCAGATCATGCGCGACGCCTCGCTGGCGGTGCTGCGCGAGATCGGAGTGGAGACCGGCGGATCCAACGTGCAGTTCGGCGTCAACCCCGACGACGGCCGCATGGTGGTGATCGAGATGAACCCGCGCGTGTCGCGCTCGTCGGCGCTCGCGTCGAAAGCCACCGGCTTTCCGATCGCCAAGGTCGCCGCCAAGCTTGCAGTCGGCTACACGCTCGATGAAATCGCCAACGACATCACCGGCGGCGCGACGCCCGCCTCGTTCGAGCCGACGATTGATTATGTCGTGACCAAGGTTCCGCGCTTTGCGTTCGAGAAATTCCCCGGCGCCTCCACCACGCTGACGACCTCGATGAAGTCGGTCGGCGAAGTGATGGCGATCGGCCGCACCTTCCAGGAGAGCCTGCAGAAGGCGTTGCGCGGGCTCGAGACCGGCCTGACCGGGCTCGACGAGATCGAGATCGAGGGGTTAGGGCGCGGCGACGACAAGAACGCGATCCGCGCAGCATTGGGCACGCCGACGCCGAACCGCATCCTGCAGGTGGCGCAGGCCATGCGGCTCGGCTGGTCGAACGAGGAGATCTTCAATTCCTGCAAGATCGATCCCTGGTTCCTCAGCGAGATGCGCGGCATCGTCGAGATGGAAAACAAGGTCAGAAAAAACGGCCTGCCCCCGAACGCCTTCGGCATGCGGACGCTGAAGGCGATGGGCTTTTCCGACGCGCGGCTTGCGGTGCTGGCGGACACGACGGAAGCCGAGGTCACGGCCGGTCGTCACGTGCTCGGGGTTCGTCCGGTGTTCAAGCGCATCGACACCTGCGCGGCAGAATTCGCTTCGCCCACGGCCTACATGTATTCGACCTATGAAGCGCCATTCGCAGGGACATCGGCCGACGAAAGCGCGCCGTCCGACAAGAAGAAGGTCATCATTCTCGGCGGCGGCCCGAACCGGATCGGCCAGGGTATCGAATTCGACTATTGCTGCTGCCATGCCTGCTTCGCACTGCACGACGCCGGCTATGAGTCCATCATGGTCAACTGCAACCCGGAGACGGTGTCGACCGACTACGACACCGCCGATCGCCTCTATTTCGAGCCGCTCACCGCCGAGGACGTGCTGGAGATCATCGCCACCGAACGGCAGAACGGCACGTTGCACGGCGTGATCGTGCAGTTCGGCGGCCAGACCCCGCTCAAGCTGGCGCGCGCGCTGGAAGCCGCCGACGTGCCGATCCTCGGCACCTCGCCCGACGCCATCGACCTCGCCGAGGATCGCGACCGCTTCAAGCGCGTGCTCGACAAGCTACGGCTGAAACAGCCGAAGAACGGCATCGCCTATTCGGTCGAGCAGGCGCGGCTGGTGACGGCCGATCTCGGCCTGCCGCTGGTGGTGCGCCCGTCCTACGTACTGGGCGGCCGCGCGATGCAGATCATCCGCGAGGAGACCCAGCTCGACGATTACCTGCTCGGCACCCTGCCCGAACTGGTGCCGGCCGACGTCAAGGCGCGCTATCCCAACGACAAGACCGGGCAGATCAATACCGTGCTCGGCAAGAACCCGCTGCTGTTCGACCGCTATCTGTCCGACGCCACCGAGATCGACGTCGACTGCCTGTGCGACGGCAAGGACACCTTCATCGTCGGCATCATGGAGCATATCGAGGAAGCCGGCATTCACTCCGGCGATTCCGCCTGCTCGCTGCCGCCGCATTCGCTGGATGCGAAGATGATCGACGAGCTCGAGCGGCAAACCCGCGAGCTCGCGCTCGGCCTGGACGTCGTCGGGCTGATGAACGTGCAATATGCCATCAAGGACGGCGATATCTACGTGCTCGAGGTCAATCCGCGGGCCTCGCGGACCGTGCCGTTCGTCGCCAAGGTGGTCGGCACGCCGGTGGCGAAAATCGCGGCCCGGATCATGGCCGGCGAGAAGCTCGCCGATTTCAAGCTGAAGAAGAAGCAGCTCGGCCATGTCGGCGTGAAAGAGTCGGTCTTCCCCTTCGCGCGTTTCCCCGGCGTCGACACCGTGCTCGGACCGGAGATGCGCTCGACCGGCGAGGTCATGGGCATCGACCGCTCCTTCGAGGTGGCGTTCGCCAAAAGCCAGCTCGGCGGCGGCACCCGCGTGCCGCGCAAGGGCACCGTATTCGTCTCGGTGCGCGAGATCGACAAGAACCGTATCGCGGAAGCGGTGCGGCTGCTGCACTCGCTCGGCTTCAAGGTGATGGGCACCTCAGGCACCCAGCGCTTCCTGACCGACAACGGCATTCCGACCGAGAAGGTCAACAAGGTGCTGGAAGGACGGCCGCATATCGTCGACGCCATCACCAATGGCGACATCCAGCTCGTTTTCAACACCACCGAGGGGCCGCAGGCGCTGGCCGACAGCCGTTCGTTGCGGCGGGCTGCCCTCTTGCATAAAGTGCCATATTACACCACTCTTTCAGGAGCTGTGGCGGCCGCCCAGGGCATCCGCGCCTATCTGGGCGGGGACCTTGAGGTCCGCACGCTGCAGAGTTACTTTTCCGAAAACTGA
- the greA gene encoding transcription elongation factor GreA encodes MEKVPMTASGYAALEVELKQRQSVERPRIIEHIAEARSHGDLSENAEYHAAKEEQSHNEGRIAELEDKLARADIIDISKLSGDTVKFGATVTLIDEDTEKKTVWQLVGEVEADAKKGRISITSPLARALIGKKKGSTVEVVAPGGAKAYEITKVEWR; translated from the coding sequence ATGGAAAAGGTACCGATGACCGCAAGCGGCTATGCCGCCCTGGAGGTCGAGTTGAAGCAGCGCCAGTCGGTGGAGCGTCCGCGCATCATCGAGCATATCGCTGAGGCGCGCTCGCACGGAGACCTTTCGGAAAACGCGGAATATCACGCCGCCAAGGAAGAGCAGTCGCACAATGAAGGTCGCATCGCCGAGCTCGAAGACAAGCTCGCGCGCGCCGACATTATCGATATCAGCAAGCTCTCGGGCGACACCGTCAAGTTCGGCGCGACCGTGACGCTGATCGACGAAGACACCGAAAAGAAGACGGTGTGGCAGCTCGTCGGCGAGGTGGAAGCCGACGCCAAGAAGGGCCGTATCTCGATCACCTCGCCGCTGGCCCGTGCGCTGATCGGCAAGAAAAAGGGCTCGACGGTAGAAGTCGTGGCGCCCGGCGGCGCCAAGGCCTACGAGATCACCAAGGTCGAGTGGCGATAG
- a CDS encoding DoxX family protein — MNQFDNMLAKWQPTALSLFRFITGLLLFQYGIAKLFKFPALPYFAKVELMSLIGAAGTLELVLGGLLMIGVCTRIVAFVLSGEMAFAYFLGHMFKDPANPVFLPLLNGGTAAILFCFACLYLATAGGGPYSVDEMRKK; from the coding sequence ATGAACCAATTCGACAACATGCTCGCGAAATGGCAACCGACGGCGCTGAGCCTGTTTCGCTTCATCACCGGGCTGCTGCTGTTTCAGTACGGCATCGCCAAGCTCTTCAAGTTTCCGGCACTGCCCTATTTCGCCAAGGTCGAACTGATGTCGCTTATTGGTGCGGCCGGGACACTAGAACTGGTACTTGGCGGACTCCTGATGATCGGCGTGTGCACGCGGATTGTTGCGTTCGTCCTGTCCGGTGAGATGGCCTTCGCCTATTTCCTCGGACACATGTTCAAGGATCCGGCCAATCCGGTGTTCCTGCCGCTGCTCAATGGCGGCACCGCCGCGATCCTGTTCTGCTTCGCCTGTCTCTACCTGGCGACCGCAGGCGGCGGGCCGTACAGCGTCGACGAGATGCGGAAGAAGTAA
- a CDS encoding Lrp/AsnC family transcriptional regulator, whose product MSKNLDEIDLKILAEIQADGRITNVELAKRVGISPPPCLRRVRTLEEEGYIKGYRGLLDPRRLGFDVTVFASVHLSSQADADLRAFEDFVRAEPLVRECWMLSGEVDFILKCVAPDMATFQDFVTHLTAAPHVRNVRTSLVLHNSKYEAAVPLDVKVAG is encoded by the coding sequence GTGTCGAAGAATCTTGACGAAATCGACCTCAAAATCCTTGCCGAAATCCAGGCCGACGGCCGAATCACCAATGTCGAACTGGCCAAACGCGTCGGCATTTCGCCGCCACCCTGCCTGCGCCGGGTCCGCACGCTGGAGGAAGAGGGCTACATCAAGGGCTACCGGGGCCTGCTGGATCCGCGCCGGCTCGGTTTCGACGTCACCGTGTTTGCCTCCGTCCATCTGTCGAGCCAGGCGGATGCGGATTTGCGTGCCTTCGAGGATTTTGTCCGCGCCGAACCGCTGGTGCGGGAATGCTGGATGCTGTCCGGCGAGGTGGATTTCATCCTCAAATGCGTCGCGCCCGACATGGCGACGTTTCAGGATTTCGTCACGCACCTGACCGCAGCACCCCACGTGCGCAACGTCCGGACGTCGCTGGTGCTGCACAATTCGAAATATGAAGCGGCCGTGCCGCTCGATGTGAAGGTGGCGGGCTAG
- the trxB gene encoding thioredoxin-disulfide reductase, producing MPAPIHAKVVIIGSGPAGYTAAIYAARAMLEPVLIQGIQPGGQLTITTDVENYPGFADVIQGPWLMEQMEKQAAHVGTKIVTDFVNKLELAQRPFRLTCDSGDVYLAETVILATGAQARWLGIASEEKFKGFGVSACATCDGFFYRGKEVIVVGGGNTAVEEALFLTNFASQVTIVHRRDHFRAERILQDRLFKNPKIKVVWDSAIDEICGTENPGKVTHVRLKNVKTGTPTEVPADGVFIAIGHAPATDLVKGQIKLKSSGYVEVAPNSTATSIPGLFAAGDVADETWRQAVTAAGLGCMAALEAERFMALRASDRAAAE from the coding sequence ATGCCCGCGCCTATCCATGCCAAGGTCGTCATTATCGGTTCCGGCCCCGCCGGTTACACCGCGGCGATCTACGCGGCGCGCGCGATGCTCGAACCCGTATTGATCCAGGGCATCCAGCCCGGCGGACAACTCACCATCACCACCGACGTGGAAAACTATCCCGGCTTCGCCGACGTCATCCAGGGCCCCTGGCTGATGGAGCAGATGGAGAAGCAGGCGGCGCATGTCGGCACCAAGATCGTCACCGATTTCGTCAACAAGCTGGAACTGGCGCAGCGGCCGTTCCGGCTGACCTGCGATAGCGGCGACGTTTACCTGGCGGAAACCGTGATCCTCGCCACCGGCGCGCAGGCGCGCTGGCTCGGGATTGCTTCCGAAGAAAAGTTCAAGGGCTTTGGCGTCTCGGCCTGCGCGACCTGCGACGGCTTCTTCTACCGCGGCAAGGAAGTGATCGTGGTCGGCGGCGGCAATACCGCGGTCGAGGAAGCGCTGTTCCTCACTAACTTCGCCTCACAGGTAACGATCGTGCATCGCCGCGACCATTTTCGCGCCGAGCGCATCCTGCAGGATCGCCTGTTCAAGAACCCCAAGATCAAGGTGGTCTGGGATTCCGCGATCGACGAAATCTGCGGCACCGAAAACCCCGGCAAGGTCACCCATGTCCGCCTGAAGAACGTCAAGACCGGCACACCGACCGAAGTGCCGGCCGACGGCGTCTTCATCGCCATCGGCCACGCGCCCGCAACCGACCTCGTCAAAGGCCAGATCAAGCTGAAATCCTCCGGCTATGTCGAGGTGGCGCCGAACTCGACCGCCACTTCAATTCCGGGCCTGTTCGCCGCCGGCGACGTCGCGGACGAAACCTGGCGGCAGGCGGTCACGGCTGCGGGCCTCGGCTGTATGGCGGCCCTCGAGGCCGAACGTTTCATGGCTTTGCGCGCGAGCGATCGCGCGGCGGCTGAATAA
- a CDS encoding LysR family transcriptional regulator — protein sequence MPRTRDGSSDMDWDKLKVFHAAAEAGSFTHAGEQLGLSQSAVSRQVSALEQELAVSLFHRHARGLILTEQGDLLFRTAHDVFMQLQAARAKLTDSRERPSGDLKITTPPALGINWLIPRLDEFTALYPDIRISLIVTDEDLDLSMREADVAIRTRKPTQPDLIQRKLFSIGFHAYCSPEYIKRFGTPRTLDDLDSHRIIMLGDSQVQPHLQNRSWLIDAGRNGSGPREAYFKVNNILGLVRACQQGLGIASLPDYLVEENNRLVQLFGETDSIAIDTYFVYPEELKTVARVQVFRDFVVSKAQRWPS from the coding sequence ATGCCTAGAACACGGGACGGATCATCGGACATGGATTGGGACAAGCTGAAAGTCTTTCACGCGGCTGCAGAGGCGGGAAGCTTTACCCACGCCGGCGAGCAGCTTGGGCTTTCGCAATCGGCGGTGTCGCGGCAGGTCAGCGCGCTGGAGCAGGAACTCGCGGTGTCGCTGTTCCACCGCCACGCGCGCGGGCTGATCCTCACCGAACAGGGCGACCTGCTGTTCCGCACCGCGCATGACGTGTTCATGCAGTTGCAGGCAGCGCGCGCCAAGCTCACCGACAGCCGCGAGCGGCCGAGCGGCGACCTCAAGATCACCACGCCGCCGGCGCTCGGCATCAACTGGCTGATCCCGCGGCTCGACGAGTTCACCGCGCTCTATCCGGACATCCGGATCTCGCTGATCGTTACCGACGAGGATCTCGATCTGTCGATGCGCGAGGCTGACGTGGCGATCCGGACCCGCAAGCCGACCCAGCCGGACCTGATCCAGCGAAAGCTGTTCTCGATCGGCTTCCATGCCTATTGCTCGCCGGAATACATCAAGCGCTTCGGTACGCCGCGGACGCTCGACGACCTCGACTCGCACCGCATCATCATGCTCGGCGATTCGCAGGTGCAGCCGCATTTGCAAAACCGCAGCTGGCTGATCGACGCCGGTCGCAACGGCTCGGGTCCTCGCGAAGCCTATTTCAAGGTGAACAATATCCTGGGGCTGGTCCGCGCCTGCCAGCAGGGGCTCGGCATCGCCTCCCTGCCCGACTACCTGGTCGAGGAAAACAACCGCCTGGTGCAGCTGTTCGGCGAAACCGACTCGATCGCGATCGACACCTACTTCGTCTATCCCGAAGAGTTGAAAACGGTCGCACGCGTGCAGGTGTTCCGCGATTTCGTGGTGAGCAAGGCGCAACGCTGGCCCTCCTAG